A region of Jannaschia sp. W003 DNA encodes the following proteins:
- a CDS encoding alpha-hydroxy acid oxidase translates to MPDLDLRYPAISDLRARARRRMPRFAFEYLDSGTGTERGVHANRAGLDAVRFQPAILRGPLDFDLSADAFGPHPLPFGIAPVGFAGMIWPDAERHLARAAARHGIPYGQSTVAAATPEDTGPIAGDLGWFQHYPVNDAGIRRDMLRRIKDAGWRVLVVTVDVPGESRRERQRRANISMPPVVTPAMALDMALHPAWAMGHARMGGMPRMRFPEGYVGDRTGADAFVHAGRLIRGYPDDAYISALREEWDGPLVVKGVQEGVDAERLLGLGVDGIWVSNHSGRQFEGGPAAIDNLREVAGVVAGRAPVFFCSGVAGGLDVLRAVALGASFVFLGKAWFFALAALGPRGLDHLVHVLRDDLECNMAQLGIERLADAKGRLIGRGGASIR, encoded by the coding sequence ATGCCCGATCTCGACCTCCGCTACCCCGCCATCTCCGACCTGCGCGCCCGCGCCCGCCGGCGCATGCCTCGCTTCGCCTTCGAGTACCTCGATTCGGGCACCGGCACCGAGCGCGGCGTCCACGCGAACCGCGCCGGCCTCGACGCGGTGCGCTTCCAGCCCGCGATCCTGCGCGGGCCTCTCGATTTCGACCTCTCCGCGGATGCCTTCGGCCCGCACCCCCTGCCCTTCGGCATCGCGCCCGTGGGCTTCGCGGGCATGATCTGGCCGGACGCGGAGCGTCACCTCGCCCGCGCCGCCGCGCGCCACGGCATCCCCTACGGCCAGAGCACCGTGGCCGCCGCCACGCCCGAGGACACCGGCCCCATCGCCGGCGATCTGGGCTGGTTCCAGCACTACCCGGTCAACGACGCAGGGATACGCCGGGACATGCTGCGGCGGATCAAGGACGCGGGCTGGCGGGTGCTAGTCGTCACCGTGGACGTGCCCGGCGAGTCGCGCCGCGAGCGCCAGCGCCGCGCCAACATCTCCATGCCCCCCGTGGTCACGCCCGCGATGGCGCTCGACATGGCCCTGCACCCGGCATGGGCCATGGGCCACGCGCGGATGGGCGGCATGCCCCGGATGCGCTTTCCCGAAGGATACGTCGGCGACCGCACGGGCGCGGACGCCTTCGTCCACGCGGGCCGCCTGATCCGGGGCTATCCGGACGACGCCTACATCAGCGCCCTGCGCGAGGAGTGGGACGGCCCCCTCGTGGTGAAGGGCGTGCAGGAGGGGGTGGACGCCGAGCGGCTGCTCGGCCTCGGCGTGGACGGCATCTGGGTGTCGAACCACTCGGGCCGCCAGTTCGAGGGCGGGCCGGCGGCGATCGACAACCTGCGCGAGGTGGCCGGCGTCGTCGCGGGCCGGGCGCCGGTGTTCTTCTGCTCCGGCGTCGCGGGCGGGCTGGACGTCCTGCGCGCGGTGGCCCTCGGCGCAAGCTTCGTGTTCCTCGGCAAGGCGTGGTTCTTCGCGCTGGCCGCCCTCGGGCCGCGGGGGCTGGATCACCTCGTGCACGTCCTGCGCGACGACCTGGAGTGCAACATGGCGCAGCTTGGGATCGAGCGGCTGGCGGACGCGAAGGGGCGGTTGATCGGTCGGGGGGGCGCGTCGATCCGGTAA
- the pgeF gene encoding peptidoglycan editing factor PgeF: MTLDAIRSDLIAAPHGFFTRAGGASSGLYEGLNAGLGSRDQRGAVQMNRERVAAHLGVAPDHLHGVHQVHSADVVRVDGPLGEPRPKADALVTDRPGEALAILTADCQPVLFEDREAGVIGAAHAGWKGALGGVLEATLEAMEALGARTIRAAIGPSISQRNYEVGPEMLDAFLAEDAEAARFFANGEGDRMMLDLPGYGLHRLRRAGVEAEWTGHCTYADEARFYSYRRATHRGEPDYGRLIAAIRL; encoded by the coding sequence ATGACCCTCGACGCCATCCGCTCCGACCTCATCGCTGCGCCGCACGGGTTCTTCACCCGCGCGGGCGGTGCCTCGTCGGGGCTCTACGAGGGGCTGAACGCCGGGCTCGGCAGCCGCGACCAGCGCGGCGCGGTTCAGATGAACCGCGAGCGGGTGGCCGCGCATCTCGGCGTCGCGCCCGATCACCTCCACGGGGTGCACCAGGTCCATTCGGCGGACGTGGTGCGCGTGGACGGCCCCCTGGGCGAGCCGCGTCCGAAGGCCGACGCGCTCGTCACCGACCGCCCCGGCGAGGCGCTCGCGATCCTCACCGCCGACTGCCAGCCGGTGCTGTTCGAGGACCGCGAGGCCGGCGTCATCGGGGCGGCCCATGCGGGCTGGAAGGGTGCGCTCGGCGGTGTGCTGGAGGCGACCCTGGAGGCGATGGAGGCGCTCGGCGCGCGCACGATCCGCGCGGCCATCGGCCCGTCGATCTCGCAGCGCAACTACGAGGTGGGGCCCGAGATGCTGGACGCCTTCCTGGCCGAGGACGCGGAGGCCGCGCGCTTCTTCGCGAACGGCGAGGGCGACCGGATGATGCTGGACCTGCCGGGCTACGGCCTCCACCGCCTGCGCCGCGCGGGCGTGGAAGCCGAGTGGACCGGCCACTGCACCTACGCCGACGAGGCGCGGTTCTACTCCTACCGCCGGGCCACCCACCGGGGCGAGCCCGATTATGGCCGTCTCATCGCCGCGATCCGGCTCTAG
- a CDS encoding class I SAM-dependent methyltransferase, whose translation MSLRDHLLRRIRAAGPMTVADWMHDCLVHPEWGYYVRRDPLGRDFTTAPEISQVFGELLGLALAQAWLDQGAPAPVTLAEPGPGRGTLMADALRATARVPGFHDALRLHLVEASPALRAEQAKRLGDHDPTWHDTVDALPDGPLLLVANEFLDALPVRQWRRAGDGWSEVLVTEREGALAFAAGPPALVPELDRFDVPDGTVVERCPALPGVVAAIARRVAEGGAAIFVDYGHWRSRGDTLQAVRAGAAVDPLADPGEADLTAHVDFEAVALAAGGVPGLRVSGMERQGVLLERLGATARVQALARGRDAAAVEALAAAHRRLLHPSEMGDLFKALALVPAGAPLPPGFGD comes from the coding sequence GTGAGCCTGCGCGACCACCTCCTGCGGCGCATCCGAGCCGCGGGGCCGATGACCGTGGCCGACTGGATGCACGACTGCCTCGTGCACCCCGAATGGGGCTACTACGTGCGCCGCGACCCGCTGGGCCGCGACTTCACCACCGCGCCCGAGATCTCCCAGGTGTTCGGCGAGCTGCTGGGACTGGCCCTCGCGCAGGCGTGGCTCGACCAGGGGGCGCCCGCGCCCGTGACGCTGGCGGAGCCGGGACCGGGGCGCGGCACACTGATGGCCGACGCCCTGCGCGCCACCGCGCGCGTTCCCGGCTTCCATGACGCGCTCCGCCTCCACCTCGTGGAGGCCTCGCCCGCCCTGCGCGCGGAGCAGGCCAAGCGTCTCGGCGACCACGATCCCACCTGGCACGACACGGTGGACGCCCTGCCGGACGGCCCCCTCCTGCTCGTCGCCAACGAGTTCCTCGACGCCCTGCCGGTGCGCCAGTGGCGGCGCGCGGGCGATGGCTGGTCCGAGGTGCTGGTGACGGAGCGGGAGGGCGCGCTCGCCTTCGCCGCCGGTCCACCCGCCCTCGTCCCCGAGCTGGACCGCTTCGACGTCCCCGACGGCACGGTGGTGGAGCGCTGCCCTGCCCTGCCCGGCGTGGTCGCCGCCATCGCGCGGCGGGTGGCCGAGGGGGGCGCGGCGATCTTCGTGGACTACGGGCACTGGCGCTCGCGCGGCGACACGCTGCAGGCGGTGCGTGCGGGCGCGGCGGTCGACCCGCTGGCCGATCCGGGCGAGGCCGACCTCACGGCCCACGTGGACTTCGAGGCGGTGGCGCTGGCCGCCGGGGGCGTGCCGGGCCTGCGCGTCTCGGGGATGGAGCGGCAGGGCGTGCTGCTGGAGCGGCTCGGCGCCACGGCGCGCGTGCAGGCCCTCGCCCGGGGCCGCGACGCCGCCGCGGTGGAGGCGCTGGCCGCCGCGCACCGGCGCCTCCTTCACCCCTCCGAGATGGGCGATCTGTTCAAGGCCCTCGCCCTCGTGCCCGCGGGCGCCCCGCTGCCGCCGGGCTTCGGGGACTAG
- the lgt gene encoding prolipoprotein diacylglyceryl transferase encodes MLVIPFPDIAPEIFTLSLGGFDFALRWYALAYIAAILGGWALARAAVAHTEWWPGGTAPMTRAQIEDAMTWATLGVILGGRLGYVLFYRPEHYFANPGEILAVWEGGMSFHGGMIATGLAVIAFALKNGVPIRQMLDVAALATPLGLALGRLANFINAELWGRPSDLPWAVVFPGEAAQACATAAAACARHPSQLYEALLEGVVLLAVLWIVAARGALKRPGFVTGLFLAGYATARIFVERFRVADAQYITPENPLGHVVGSPEFGLSMGQVLSLPMLVVGLGAMALAVAAGRRRTA; translated from the coding sequence ATGCTCGTGATCCCCTTCCCCGACATCGCGCCCGAGATCTTCACGCTCTCGCTCGGCGGCTTCGACTTCGCGCTGCGCTGGTACGCGCTGGCCTATATCGCCGCGATCCTCGGGGGGTGGGCGCTCGCCCGCGCGGCCGTCGCGCATACCGAGTGGTGGCCGGGCGGCACCGCGCCGATGACCAGGGCGCAGATCGAGGACGCCATGACCTGGGCGACGCTCGGCGTGATCCTGGGCGGGCGGCTGGGCTACGTGCTGTTCTACCGGCCCGAGCACTACTTCGCGAACCCCGGCGAGATCCTCGCCGTCTGGGAGGGCGGAATGAGCTTCCACGGCGGCATGATCGCCACCGGCCTCGCCGTGATCGCCTTCGCGCTGAAGAACGGCGTGCCGATCCGGCAGATGCTGGACGTGGCCGCGCTGGCCACGCCGCTGGGCCTCGCGCTGGGGCGGCTCGCGAACTTCATCAACGCCGAGTTGTGGGGCCGTCCCTCGGACCTGCCGTGGGCGGTGGTGTTTCCCGGCGAGGCCGCGCAGGCCTGCGCCACGGCCGCGGCGGCCTGCGCGCGCCATCCCTCGCAGCTCTACGAGGCGCTGCTGGAGGGCGTGGTGCTGCTGGCCGTGCTCTGGATCGTGGCCGCGCGCGGGGCGCTGAAGCGGCCCGGCTTCGTGACGGGGCTGTTCCTCGCCGGCTATGCGACGGCGCGCATCTTCGTGGAGCGGTTCCGCGTGGCCGACGCCCAGTACATCACCCCAGAGAACCCGCTCGGCCACGTGGTCGGCTCGCCGGAGTTCGGCCTGAGCATGGGACAGGTGCTGAGCCTGCCGATGCTCGTCGTGGGCCTCGGCGCGATGGCGCTGGCGGTGGCGGCGGGCCGGCGCCGCACGGCGTGA
- a CDS encoding accessory factor UbiK family protein, with protein sequence MQTRNRFMDDIGQLMTNAMGVAQGARAEAETAFQSMLDRWMADRDFVTREEFDAVRAMAQKAREENEALRARIEALEAK encoded by the coding sequence ATGCAGACCCGCAACCGCTTCATGGACGACATCGGCCAGCTCATGACCAACGCGATGGGCGTGGCGCAGGGCGCGCGCGCCGAGGCCGAGACCGCGTTCCAGTCGATGCTGGACCGCTGGATGGCCGACCGCGACTTCGTGACGCGCGAGGAGTTCGACGCCGTGCGCGCGATGGCCCAGAAGGCCCGCGAGGAGAACGAGGCGCTGCGCGCCCGCATCGAGGCGCTGGAGGCGAAGTGA
- a CDS encoding DUF1992 domain-containing protein, translating to MKALAFLTERLIARAEAQGDLRGLEGEGKPLPPAEGGAYVDPIESAGFRMMAREGALPPEVVLAKQAAALREELKATEGEAERRALMTRLADIEMRRAMRMEARRRGR from the coding sequence GTGAAGGCGCTCGCCTTCCTCACCGAGCGGCTGATCGCCCGGGCCGAGGCGCAGGGCGACCTGCGCGGGCTCGAAGGCGAGGGCAAGCCGCTGCCGCCCGCCGAAGGCGGGGCCTACGTCGATCCGATCGAGTCGGCGGGCTTCCGCATGATGGCGCGCGAGGGCGCGCTGCCGCCCGAGGTGGTGCTCGCCAAGCAGGCCGCCGCGCTGCGCGAGGAGCTGAAGGCGACGGAAGGCGAGGCGGAGCGCCGTGCCCTGATGACGCGGCTCGCGGACATCGAGATGCGGCGCGCGATGCGGATGGAGGCGCGGCGGCGGGGGCGGTAG
- a CDS encoding MmcB family DNA repair protein — MLDRPALLPDAPMQPGQLLARGVARHLRDHDFCCLEEFVPDRGLRIDVMAMGPKSEFWVIECKSSRADFMSDLKWRNYLPFADRFFFAVDCDFPTEILPGDVGLIIGDAFGAEVIRMPEGTPLPQAKRRKLTVRFARTAAQRLHWARDPMLRSAS; from the coding sequence ATGCTCGACCGTCCCGCCCTCCTGCCCGACGCCCCCATGCAGCCCGGCCAGCTGCTGGCCCGCGGCGTCGCGCGGCACCTGCGGGACCACGACTTCTGCTGCCTTGAGGAGTTCGTGCCCGACCGCGGCCTGCGCATCGACGTGATGGCCATGGGGCCGAAGTCCGAGTTCTGGGTGATCGAGTGCAAGTCGAGCCGCGCGGACTTCATGTCGGACCTCAAGTGGCGGAACTACTTGCCTTTTGCGGATCGGTTCTTCTTCGCCGTGGACTGCGATTTCCCGACCGAGATCCTGCCCGGCGATGTGGGCCTCATCATCGGCGACGCCTTCGGGGCCGAGGTGATCCGCATGCCGGAAGGCACGCCGCTGCCGCAGGCCAAGCGCCGCAAGCTGACCGTCCGGTTCGCGCGCACGGCGGCGCAGCGGCTGCACTGGGCACGCGACCCGATGCTGCGCTCGGCGTCCTGA
- a CDS encoding DUF6324 family protein: MGINDESDAEANLQIGPTDRGMVRLFIESHGTEIPMDFEPEEAEDIAEELRAAAAMARAMGAKGR; the protein is encoded by the coding sequence ATGGGCATCAACGACGAATCCGACGCCGAGGCGAACCTGCAGATCGGTCCCACCGACCGCGGCATGGTGCGCCTCTTCATCGAGAGCCACGGCACCGAGATCCCGATGGACTTCGAGCCCGAGGAGGCCGAGGACATCGCCGAGGAGCTCCGCGCCGCCGCCGCGATGGCCCGCGCCATGGGCGCCAAGGGCCGCTGA
- a CDS encoding GNAT family N-acetyltransferase — translation MTGDVEFRDLEPGDAGWVASRHGALYWRDEGYDIRFEALVLGLLARFIETRTAHERAWIAHRGDERLGCIFCTRPSDESAKLRMFLVEPAMRGTGLADALLDRCMAFARETGARRLTLWTHESHGAAGRLYARRGFRMVDSKPVEAFGQPTVEQSWEIAL, via the coding sequence ATGACAGGCGACGTCGAGTTCCGCGACCTCGAGCCCGGGGACGCCGGCTGGGTCGCCTCGCGCCACGGCGCGCTCTACTGGCGCGACGAGGGCTACGACATCCGCTTCGAGGCGCTGGTGCTGGGGCTGCTGGCGCGGTTCATCGAGACGCGCACCGCGCACGAGCGGGCCTGGATCGCCCACCGCGGGGACGAGCGGCTGGGCTGCATCTTCTGCACCCGCCCCTCGGACGAGTCGGCGAAGCTGCGGATGTTCCTCGTGGAGCCGGCGATGCGCGGCACCGGGCTGGCGGACGCGCTGCTGGACCGCTGCATGGCCTTCGCGCGGGAGACCGGTGCGCGGCGGCTTACGCTCTGGACCCACGAGAGCCACGGCGCGGCGGGACGGCTCTACGCGCGGCGGGGCTTCCGCATGGTGGACTCGAAGCCGGTCGAGGCGTTCGGGCAGCCCACCGTGGAGCAGAGCTGGGAGATCGCGTTGTAG
- a CDS encoding N-acetyltransferase, translated as MAEVAIRPAVPADAAAVRACVRAAYAPYVAAIGREPAPMGDDWPALVAAGEVRVAPALGPLLGCIAFRADGPAMLLETVAVHPGAQGRGLGGALIRHCEAEARRLGLASVRLYTNEAMTANLTLYPALGYRETGRREEHGFRRVFFEKRLA; from the coding sequence TTGGCTGAGGTCGCGATCCGCCCCGCCGTCCCGGCCGACGCCGCGGCGGTCCGCGCCTGCGTCCGCGCCGCCTACGCGCCTTACGTTGCCGCGATCGGCCGCGAGCCCGCGCCCATGGGCGACGACTGGCCCGCGCTGGTGGCCGCCGGCGAGGTCCGCGTCGCCCCGGCCCTCGGCCCGCTGCTGGGGTGCATCGCCTTCCGCGCGGACGGCCCGGCGATGCTGCTGGAGACCGTCGCCGTCCACCCGGGCGCCCAGGGCCGCGGCCTCGGCGGCGCGCTGATCCGCCACTGCGAGGCCGAGGCGCGCCGCCTCGGGCTGGCCTCCGTGCGCCTCTACACCAACGAGGCGATGACGGCGAACCTCACGCTCTACCCCGCCCTCGGCTACCGCGAGACCGGGCGGCGGGAGGAGCACGGCTTCCGCCGCGTGTTCTTCGAGAAGAGGCTGGCCTGA
- a CDS encoding RidA family protein: MTLTPIHPEGWAPALGYANGMLAPDGTLHVAGQIGWDASKRFVADDFVGQMRQALANVVAVVEAAGGSATDVARLTWFVTDKYAYLAAQRAVGEAYREVFGRHFPAMSMLVVSELVEDRALVEIEATAHVG, from the coding sequence ATGACATTGACCCCGATCCACCCCGAGGGCTGGGCGCCCGCGCTCGGCTACGCCAACGGCATGCTCGCCCCCGACGGCACGCTCCACGTGGCCGGCCAGATCGGATGGGACGCGTCGAAGCGCTTCGTGGCGGACGACTTCGTGGGGCAGATGCGCCAGGCGCTCGCGAACGTGGTCGCGGTGGTCGAGGCGGCGGGCGGCTCGGCCACGGACGTGGCGCGACTGACGTGGTTCGTGACCGACAAGTACGCCTACCTCGCCGCCCAGCGCGCCGTGGGCGAGGCCTACCGCGAGGTGTTCGGCCGCCACTTCCCGGCCATGTCGATGCTGGTGGTCTCGGAGCTGGTCGAGGACCGCGCGCTGGTCGAGATCGAGGCCACCGCCCACGTTGGCTGA
- a CDS encoding thioesterase family protein, giving the protein MFETTQKVLFRHCDPAGIVFFPRAFEIANDLVERFFAEALDWPFEDLLRDAGVPTAEIATRFRAPSRHGDVLRLRLALTKLGRTSLAYRLDAQCGGEPRWETRATLVHVGAGGRPAPWPDAVRLRLADHLEPAP; this is encoded by the coding sequence ATGTTCGAGACCACCCAGAAGGTGCTGTTCCGGCACTGCGACCCGGCGGGTATCGTGTTCTTCCCGCGCGCCTTCGAGATCGCCAACGACCTCGTGGAGCGGTTCTTCGCGGAGGCCCTCGACTGGCCCTTCGAGGACCTGCTCCGCGATGCCGGCGTGCCCACCGCCGAGATCGCCACCCGCTTCCGCGCCCCCTCGCGCCACGGCGACGTGCTGCGGCTGCGGCTCGCGCTCACGAAGCTCGGCCGCACCAGCCTCGCCTATCGCCTCGACGCGCAGTGCGGGGGCGAGCCGCGCTGGGAGACCCGCGCCACCCTCGTCCACGTCGGCGCCGGGGGCCGCCCGGCCCCGTGGCCCGACGCCGTCCGCCTCCGCCTCGCCGACCATCTGGAGCCCGCCCCATGA
- a CDS encoding ABC transporter ATP-binding protein, translated as MSLLELQGVEASYGTAQALHGVDLRVEEGEAVALMGRNGMGKTTTVKAICRMLPATGTLQFDGRDLRALPSHRAARLGIGLVPEGRRCFRSLTVHENLVAAARPGPWDMDKVAALFPRLGERRTQRAATLSGGEQQMLAIGRALMTNPRLLILDEATEGLAPLVRAEIWAAVGAVRRDGAMALLVIDKSLAELRAVCDRAAILQRGRTAWEGPVADLTDETAERLVGV; from the coding sequence ATGAGCCTGCTGGAACTGCAAGGCGTCGAGGCCTCCTACGGCACCGCCCAGGCCCTCCACGGCGTCGACCTGCGCGTCGAGGAGGGCGAGGCCGTCGCCCTCATGGGGCGCAACGGCATGGGCAAGACCACCACCGTGAAGGCCATCTGCCGGATGCTGCCCGCCACCGGCACCCTCCAATTCGACGGCCGCGACTTGCGCGCCCTGCCCTCCCACCGCGCCGCCCGCCTCGGCATCGGGCTGGTGCCCGAGGGCCGCCGCTGCTTCCGCTCCCTCACCGTGCACGAGAACCTCGTCGCCGCCGCCCGCCCCGGCCCGTGGGACATGGACAAGGTCGCCGCCCTCTTCCCCCGGCTCGGGGAGCGCCGCACCCAGCGCGCCGCCACGCTTTCGGGCGGCGAGCAGCAGATGCTCGCCATCGGCCGCGCGCTGATGACCAACCCGCGCCTCCTGATCCTCGACGAGGCCACCGAGGGCCTCGCCCCCCTCGTGCGCGCCGAGATCTGGGCCGCCGTGGGCGCGGTGCGCCGCGACGGCGCGATGGCCCTCCTCGTGATCGACAAGTCCCTCGCCGAGCTGCGCGCCGTCTGCGACCGCGCCGCGATCCTCCAGCGCGGCCGCACCGCCTGGGAGGGGCCCGTCGCCGACCTCACCGACGAGACCGCCGAGCGATTGGTGGGGGTGTAG
- a CDS encoding ABC transporter ATP-binding protein has translation MTDAPVLAVHDLRKSFGALAATDGVSLDLRPGEIHAVIGPNGAGKSTLIAQIGGTLAPDSGRVELLGEDVTRLPTRARARRGLGRTFQVSALAMEHSALQNALLGALGASGRPWRFLRSALGDQALRARAEAALARVGLGSHAATRTGALSHGERRQLEVAVALTLQPRAFLMDEPMAGLGTEGSKTLTAFLDGLRAEAPILLVEHDMDAVFALADRVSVLVYGRIIATGTVDEIRRSRAVREAYLGDAA, from the coding sequence ATGACTGACGCCCCCGTCCTCGCCGTCCACGACTTGCGCAAGAGCTTCGGCGCCCTCGCCGCCACCGACGGCGTCTCGCTCGATCTCCGCCCCGGCGAGATCCACGCCGTGATCGGCCCGAACGGCGCCGGCAAGTCCACCCTCATCGCCCAGATCGGCGGCACCCTGGCCCCCGACTCCGGCCGGGTCGAGCTGCTGGGCGAGGACGTCACCCGCCTGCCCACCCGCGCCCGCGCCCGCCGCGGGCTGGGCCGCACCTTCCAGGTCTCCGCCCTCGCCATGGAGCACTCCGCGCTCCAGAACGCCCTCCTCGGCGCCCTCGGGGCCTCGGGGCGCCCCTGGCGCTTCCTCCGCTCCGCCCTCGGCGACCAGGCCTTGCGCGCCCGCGCCGAGGCCGCCCTCGCCCGCGTCGGCCTTGGCTCCCACGCCGCCACCCGCACCGGCGCCCTGAGCCACGGCGAGCGCCGCCAGCTCGAGGTCGCCGTGGCCCTCACCCTCCAGCCCCGCGCCTTCCTCATGGACGAGCCCATGGCCGGCCTCGGCACCGAAGGCTCCAAGACCCTCACCGCCTTCCTGGACGGCCTGCGTGCCGAAGCCCCGATCCTCCTCGTCGAGCACGACATGGACGCCGTGTTCGCCCTCGCCGACCGGGTGAGCGTGCTCGTCTACGGCCGGATCATCGCCACCGGCACCGTGGACGAGATCCGCCGGAGCCGCGCCGTGCGCGAGGCCTATCTCGGGGACGCCGCATGA
- a CDS encoding branched-chain amino acid ABC transporter permease, protein MIPERLVNAAVLLLLAGIPLWAWMADEPFTITLATRAAVFALAAVGLNLALGLGGMVSLGHAAFFGLGGYAMGILAHHAQTYTALNIGPFAFDGTKSMPVIWLVAMAASALAALLIGLLSLRTAGVYFIMITLAFGQMFYFFAISWPAYGGEDGLSIYVRNGFPGLNTLDPIQFFGLCFALLLLALLLSARLKRSPFGLALEAARQVPQRVETVGLDPFRLKLVAFVLSGTITGLAGALFADLNRFVSPTMFSWQLSGEIIVFVILGGVARLCGPVVGACVFVLLEHVLGGLSDYWHVYLGALLLGIVLFARGGIIGLLSGPERLHD, encoded by the coding sequence ATGATTCCCGAGCGCCTCGTCAACGCCGCCGTGCTGCTGCTCCTCGCCGGCATCCCGCTCTGGGCGTGGATGGCGGACGAGCCCTTCACCATCACGCTCGCCACCCGCGCCGCCGTGTTCGCGCTGGCCGCCGTGGGCCTGAACCTCGCCCTCGGGCTGGGCGGCATGGTCTCCTTGGGCCACGCCGCGTTCTTCGGGCTGGGCGGCTACGCCATGGGCATCCTCGCCCACCACGCCCAGACCTACACGGCGCTGAACATCGGCCCCTTCGCCTTCGACGGCACCAAGTCCATGCCCGTGATCTGGCTGGTCGCCATGGCCGCCTCGGCGCTGGCCGCCCTCCTGATCGGCCTCCTCTCGCTGCGCACGGCGGGCGTCTACTTCATCATGATCACGCTGGCCTTCGGGCAGATGTTCTACTTCTTCGCCATCTCCTGGCCCGCCTACGGCGGCGAGGACGGCCTCTCGATCTACGTGCGCAACGGCTTCCCGGGCCTGAACACCCTCGACCCGATCCAGTTCTTCGGCCTCTGCTTCGCGCTCCTCCTCCTCGCGCTCCTCCTGTCCGCGCGCCTCAAGCGCTCCCCCTTCGGCCTCGCCCTGGAGGCCGCCCGCCAGGTGCCCCAGCGCGTGGAGACCGTGGGCCTCGACCCGTTCCGCCTGAAGCTGGTGGCCTTCGTCCTCTCGGGCACGATCACCGGCCTCGCGGGCGCGCTCTTCGCCGACCTCAACCGCTTCGTCTCGCCCACCATGTTCTCGTGGCAGCTCTCGGGAGAGATCATCGTGTTCGTGATCCTCGGCGGCGTCGCGCGCCTCTGCGGCCCCGTGGTCGGCGCCTGCGTCTTCGTCCTCCTCGAGCACGTCCTCGGGGGCCTCAGCGACTACTGGCACGTCTACCTCGGCGCGCTCCTCCTCGGCATCGTGCTCTTCGCGCGGGGCGGAATCATCGGCCTACTCTCAGGCCCGGAGCGGCTCCATGACTGA
- a CDS encoding branched-chain amino acid ABC transporter permease, translated as MTPILVIEQVLNGLQFGVMLFLMAAGLTLIFGVMGLINLAHGSLYMIGAFAAAAVAGATGSFLLALAAAMAAAAIAGVVVEVAVIRRLYARDHLDQVLATFALILVFSEGTRWLFGSFPLFLDIPEWLSGPVMLPGGILYPAYRLALIAVGLAVAVGLGLLITRTRLGIQIRAGENDREMIAALGVDISKLYTLVFALGAALAGLAGALVGAIQSVQVGMGEPVLILAFVVIVIGGIGSIRGALVGALLVGLTDTLGGVFLPALLALVTDASTAASTGSALASMAIYVLMGAVLVWRPTGLFGARA; from the coding sequence ATGACCCCCATCCTCGTCATCGAGCAGGTCCTGAACGGCCTCCAGTTCGGCGTGATGCTGTTCCTGATGGCGGCCGGCCTGACGCTGATCTTCGGCGTGATGGGCCTGATCAACCTCGCTCACGGCTCGCTCTACATGATCGGCGCCTTCGCCGCCGCCGCCGTGGCCGGCGCCACCGGCTCGTTCCTACTGGCCCTGGCGGCGGCCATGGCGGCGGCGGCCATCGCGGGTGTCGTCGTCGAAGTGGCGGTGATCCGGCGCCTCTACGCGCGCGACCACCTCGACCAGGTGCTCGCCACCTTCGCGCTGATCCTCGTGTTCTCGGAAGGCACCCGCTGGCTCTTCGGCTCCTTCCCGCTGTTCCTCGACATCCCCGAATGGCTGAGCGGCCCCGTCATGCTGCCGGGCGGCATCCTCTACCCCGCCTACCGCCTCGCCCTCATCGCCGTGGGCCTCGCCGTGGCCGTCGGCCTCGGCCTCCTGATCACCCGCACGCGGCTGGGCATCCAGATCCGCGCCGGCGAGAACGACCGCGAGATGATCGCCGCCCTCGGCGTCGACATATCCAAGCTCTACACCCTCGTCTTCGCCCTCGGCGCCGCATTGGCCGGGCTGGCGGGCGCGCTCGTGGGCGCGATCCAGTCTGTGCAGGTGGGCATGGGCGAGCCGGTCCTGATTCTGGCCTTCGTGGTGATCGTGATCGGCGGCATCGGCTCGATCCGCGGCGCCCTCGTGGGCGCCCTGCTGGTCGGCCTGACCGACACCCTCGGCGGCGTGTTCCTGCCCGCCCTGCTCGCCCTCGTCACCGACGCCTCGACGGCGGCCTCAACCGGCTCGGCGCTGGCCTCCATGGCGATCTACGTGCTGATGGGCGCCGTGCTCGTCTGGCGCCCCACCGGCCTCTTCGGAGCGCGCGCATGA